The following are encoded together in the Carassius auratus strain Wakin chromosome 34, ASM336829v1, whole genome shotgun sequence genome:
- the LOC113053431 gene encoding uncharacterized protein LOC113053431: protein MARQTVFSTYVLRNVPIRTAVIVIAMLIFFKYVFTCPCTTPEETLLHCWLYLCLPIGILFFILILIDARLLKMCRCYVCRCCVSGQSRCCKSECCDTFECCCCAGGYCYHPERCGQEGWYYCGIIWKHLLNVFYAASLWIVVAFIDGDWYVCVRTVNVNGTAEQIACKDLPTPREAETLRKYDSESRVIGLILILGLSFLLTISSSLMTRWKPYYKSLYEVYVERETSAILEDKLHEKAVERAKHVSEHSLGNIQNPHTDMTQSDARHVQYQQLGNPEEDMWHKISDPTLHLTELA from the exons ATGGCTCGGCAAACAGTCTTTTCGACTTATGTACTCAGAAATGTGCCCATCAGGACAGCTGTCATAGTCATAGCCATGCTTATCTTCTTCAAATATGTGTTCACTTGCCCTTGCACAACTCCCGAGGAAACTCTCCTGCACTGCTGGCTCTACCTGTGCCTGCCAATAGGCATCTTGTTCTTCATTCTGATCCTCATCGACGCTCGGCTCCTGAAGATGTGCAGATGTTACGTCTGCAGATGTTGCGTGAGCGGCCAAAGCAGATGCTGTAAGAGCGAGTGCTGCGATACTTTTGAATGCTGCTGTTGTGCTGGTGGGTACTGCTATCACCCGGAGCGTTGTGGACAGGAAGGCTGGTATTACTGTGGCATCATATGGAAACACCTGCTCAATGTCTTTTATGCGGCATCGCTGTGGATCGTCGTTGCATTTATTGACGGGGATTGGTACGTTTGCGTGCGGACCGTGAATGTGAACGGGACCGCGGAGCAAATTGCGTGCAAGGATCTACCAACTCCACGAGAAGCAGAGACTCTAAGAAAATATGATAGTGAATCACGG GTAATTGGCCTAATTCTTATTCTTGGCCTTTCATTTTTGTTGACGATAAGCTCCTCACTCATGACCCGATGGAAGCCGTATTATAAATCACTCTATGAGGTTTATGTGGAGCGGGAGACTTCAGCCATTCTGGAGGACAAACTACATGAAAAAGCTGTGGAGAGAGCCAAGCATGTCAGCGAGCATTCACTGGGGAACATTCAAAATCCACACACGGACATGACTCAGAGTGATGCTCGACATGTTCAGTATCAACAGTTAGGGAACCCTGAAGAAGACATGTGGCACAAAATATCAGACCCAACCCTACATTTAACAGAGCTAGCATAG